AATGGAGTTGTCTGATAAGGTACAGAAACCCGGAGACGTTAATATCAAGGGATTTTCCAAACCGGATGCTCTTCAGCTGAGATTCAACGGACAGCCTGTATCCATTGACGGAAAAACGTCCTATACCAATAAAATAGAAACTCAGCTTCAGTTTGTACTGGATCAGGGAGAAACCAATAAACTGTCTGTCTATAACCATGAAACAGGCACCGAAATTGCAAAATACAATATTACATATGACAATATAGAAGACTATAAAGACCTGTATTTTTTTAATCTTCCGGGAATTTATCTGCAGACGTATGCGGTAAAACCTCAGGTTAATTTTGGGAAAGTAGGTTTTGAATTTATTTTTCCCAATCTTGGCGAATTTTCAGGAACCTCACTGAAAAATGTGAAAGGTATTTTGAAAAGAGAAAACGGGGTAGTACTGGCAGAATTTGATAGTATCGGGAAAGATAATTTTACGGCTGTAAAGATTTATAATTTTTTCAGTTCCACAGCTCCGGTATATCTTGAATTATACAAACCGGGAGCTACGGAACCTTATGCAGGAACTAAAATGATTCAGGTAAAATTAAAACAGCACACAGGGGCTAACATGATTGTCCTTCAGGAAAAAATGGAAAATGGAGAATGGGTGGTAAAAGGAGATATTGATGTTGCAGAATATCTGTAATTGCGTATGAAAAATTTTTTTAAACTTCAATGCATTGCCATCGCAGTCTTTCTCATTTCGTGTACGAATAATAATGATGAAAGTGCACCCGTTTTTCCGGAAGGAAGTACAGAATCTGTAAATCTATGGGTTCAGGACAGCATGAAACGATATTATTACTGGGCAGACCAAATGCCTGTAAAACCAGATTACCGACTTCCTGTAAAAGATTTTTTTAAAAGTCTGCTGTCTCCTCAGGATCGGTTTTCTTTCATGGTGAATACTGAAGATTCCTCTACCTATCCACGTTCCATAAGGAATATGTATGGTTTTGATTATTCCATTGTTCAGCTTGCCAGCAACAAGGTGGTTACGGTAGTGAAGCTGGTTCTTCAAAACTCTCCTGCCTTTAACTCAGGGCTTGAACGGGGAATGATCATTACCAAAGTTAATGGAAAGATAATGACAGCCGCGAATGCTGAAGCAATGGCTTCTTCCATTAAAGATCAGACTGTGGTAGAACTTACCGTTGGAAAATGGCAAAACGGAGCTGTAACCGATGAAAAAGATATTACCGTTTACTATGGTTTCTCTTTTGAGCAGCCTGTTTTATCTAAAGTTTTTGAGAAAAACGGTAAAAAAGCAGGATATCTGTACATCTATGATTTTCCCGACGGGATGACTCAGACTCTGAATCAAAAGTTTGGGGAACTGAAAGCGGCCGGAGTACAGGAACTCATTCTCGATCTCCGATACAATTATGGAGGCTCTGTATCATCTGCAGCAGCACTTTGTTCACTCATTCCCTCAGGGTTATCATCTGGTTCGCCATTCATCATTTTTAAAGGAAATAAAAACGGAGGAGAAGTAAAAAGGACATTTGCCCAACAGATTGCTTATGATCCCAAAGCGCTTGATTTTAATACATTACGAGCCAATGCGCTTGGGTTGCAGAAAGTTTTTATCCTCACATCGAACAGTACAGCATCGGCAGCCGAAATTGTTGTGAATAACCTCAAACCTTATATGCAGGTTATTCAGATTGGAGATACTACACTGGGAAAAGATATGGCAGGATTTGTAGTAGAAGACAAACGTAAACCGAGAAAAATTTCCTGGCAGATCCATCCGGTAATTTATAAAGTATTTAACGCGAATGAAGCCGGAGAATACAGCAATGGAATTTCCCCTCAGGTCAATGTCAATGAATTTGCCGGACTGCCATTATTACCTTTGGGCGATCCTAATGAAACCCTTATTTCTTCTGCTCTTAATGGAGGTTATTTCAAATCTGTAGGGAAGGATAATGCCCGTGTTAAGATTCTATTTCAAAGTGATGTGCCTCCGGTGATGATGGAAAAATAATTTGGATTGAAAAGACAAAGAAAGAAAATGAATATCAATATTTTAAACCATTAAGAAGTTTGAAGAAATAAAGTATAGTTAAGATCAATCATTCTGATCTTAAGTTAAAGCGAAGCTTGATCTTAATAATCTTAACGTCTTAATACAATCTTAATGGTTCAAGAAAAATTAAAAGGTTTATTTAATAATAAAAAAGAATATATCGAATAGTAAGGATAAAACCTTTTGCCCTTTTATCTATTCAGGAACACCATAAAATCATAAAAACATGCAGGGAATAGAACCAAAACTTCACATGAACCTGACCAGTCGTATTGAATATTACCGTCTGTTGATAGAAGCTGCAGAAGATCCTGAAAGCCAGCCTTCCGATGTGGTTACCCAGATTTCAGAGCTAGGGAATCTGTATGAGGAATATCTGCTTAATAAAAAGAATCTGGAGAACAGCATCAAAAACTACCGCGAATATCATAATGATTTAAGAAAGAAATTGACGTCAAGACTTCGGGAATTGAGAAGAAAGGCAAGACAGAAATAAACCCTGAAATGCACTTTATCGGTTGATTTTACTATGAAATTCATACCTTTATGACATCAAGCTGAAGGATGACGGGCTTATGAATTTTAATCAAACAGAACTTTCCGGTTATTTACAGATATTTTGGCAGTTTTCCTGGCCACAATGGATTATATTCAGTCTGGTCATTAATATTTTTCTGTATCTGTTCTCCATAGGATTATATGTTTTTATTGAAAAGACTTGCCGTAAAAGCCAGTTACAGGAGAAAAATCATCCTGTCACAAGATCCGATTTTTATCTCAGCCTGATGACGATTGTATGTAACAGCTTTGTACTGCTGCTTGGAGCTTTCTTATGGAAAACCGGATGGATTGTATTGGGGCAGACTCAATCTGTAATTGGGATAATAGCGGAGGTTGTTGCTTTGCTTCTCTTAATGGATCTCCTGATGTATTTTTTTCATTTTGCCGCTCATTTACCTTTCATCTATAAAACTCTGCATGGAAAACATCATGAGCATGTCAGTACCAATTTTTTAAGTCTTTTTGTGCTGCATCCTTTTGAAACCATAGGATTTGGATTGATGATGCTGGTGTTACTTATAGGCTATGATTTTTCTGTAACTTCTGTTTCAATTTACCTTCTGCTGAACCTTATCTGGGGAACTATAGGACATTTAAACAGGGAGTTTTTTCCAGCTTCTTTTGACCGTTTCTTCGTGGGAACAACAAGGTTTCACAACCAACATCATTTGGATGAAAGCAAAAATTTTGGATTTTATACCTCGATTTGGGATCGTTTATTCAGAACGTATAAGTAGGAGGAAAGGCGCGGGGGCTGGAAGAGGGAAGTTGTTACTGCGATATAACAATGCAATTGTTTTTCAAACGCAAAGTTTAGGCAACAAACTTTAATATTTTTGCCGTAGCAAAGTGTTGCAGCAGGCTTAAAGGTTTATGGATAAACATCTAGCTTCATCAGGTGATTGAAAATCAACTCTTTCTTAGCTTACTTAAAATATTACCCAATTTAAAATATGCTTTGCGTTGAAAAACTTTAAGATATGAACCATTAAGAAGAATGAAAAAGTGAAGAATATTAAGATGAGCTAAATTCATGAAATTGCTTCACCTTTGGTTCGCAATGACTATTCGACTCAACTTAATACTCTTACAATCTTATCCACCTTAATGGTGTAAAAGTT
This region of Chryseobacterium culicis genomic DNA includes:
- a CDS encoding S41 family peptidase — encoded protein: MKNFFKLQCIAIAVFLISCTNNNDESAPVFPEGSTESVNLWVQDSMKRYYYWADQMPVKPDYRLPVKDFFKSLLSPQDRFSFMVNTEDSSTYPRSIRNMYGFDYSIVQLASNKVVTVVKLVLQNSPAFNSGLERGMIITKVNGKIMTAANAEAMASSIKDQTVVELTVGKWQNGAVTDEKDITVYYGFSFEQPVLSKVFEKNGKKAGYLYIYDFPDGMTQTLNQKFGELKAAGVQELILDLRYNYGGSVSSAAALCSLIPSGLSSGSPFIIFKGNKNGGEVKRTFAQQIAYDPKALDFNTLRANALGLQKVFILTSNSTASAAEIVVNNLKPYMQVIQIGDTTLGKDMAGFVVEDKRKPRKISWQIHPVIYKVFNANEAGEYSNGISPQVNVNEFAGLPLLPLGDPNETLISSALNGGYFKSVGKDNARVKILFQSDVPPVMMEK
- a CDS encoding sterol desaturase family protein, which encodes MNFNQTELSGYLQIFWQFSWPQWIIFSLVINIFLYLFSIGLYVFIEKTCRKSQLQEKNHPVTRSDFYLSLMTIVCNSFVLLLGAFLWKTGWIVLGQTQSVIGIIAEVVALLLLMDLLMYFFHFAAHLPFIYKTLHGKHHEHVSTNFLSLFVLHPFETIGFGLMMLVLLIGYDFSVTSVSIYLLLNLIWGTIGHLNREFFPASFDRFFVGTTRFHNQHHLDESKNFGFYTSIWDRLFRTYK